Proteins co-encoded in one Sulfuricaulis limicola genomic window:
- a CDS encoding MFS transporter, giving the protein MPYWRLSGFYFFYFATLGVLVPYWSLYLQSAGFAPVDIGNLVAILMFSRIVAPVVWGWIADHREQRMAVVRLASLLTVVAFGGVFFGASFWWLAAVMLLFSFFWHASLPLLEVFVMRHTATQPGAYGRVRLWGSIGFIVSVLLLGPVIDVHGPWWVLPSLLSLMFGIWLFSLTLPESEMKGAVEHAGRFREALLRPEVFAFLLACLLMQISHGPYYTFYSIYLEGYGYSKTVIGMLWAFAVVCEIGVFLLMQRLLTRVSLRAVLVASFLLAAIRWLLIGHYPENILVLALAQALHAATFGSFHATAMQLVHRFFTGRHQHRGQAIYGSLSFGIGGAVGSLYSGHAWATLGPTVSFNIAAGAAGAAFLVAWLFIKPKA; this is encoded by the coding sequence ATGCCTTACTGGCGCCTCTCCGGTTTTTATTTTTTCTATTTTGCCACGCTCGGCGTGCTGGTGCCGTACTGGAGCCTGTATCTCCAGTCCGCCGGTTTCGCGCCGGTGGACATCGGCAACCTCGTCGCCATTCTCATGTTCTCGCGCATCGTGGCGCCGGTGGTGTGGGGCTGGATCGCGGATCATCGCGAGCAGCGCATGGCGGTGGTGCGGCTGGCGTCGCTGCTTACGGTCGTGGCCTTCGGCGGCGTCTTTTTCGGCGCGTCGTTCTGGTGGCTGGCCGCGGTCATGCTGCTGTTCAGTTTTTTCTGGCACGCCTCGCTGCCGCTGCTCGAAGTATTCGTCATGCGGCATACGGCAACGCAGCCGGGCGCCTACGGGCGCGTGCGCCTGTGGGGTTCGATCGGCTTCATCGTGTCGGTGCTGCTGCTGGGTCCGGTGATCGACGTCCACGGCCCGTGGTGGGTGTTGCCGTCACTGTTGTCGCTGATGTTCGGCATCTGGCTGTTCAGCCTGACGCTGCCGGAGTCGGAAATGAAAGGCGCGGTGGAGCACGCCGGGCGGTTTCGCGAGGCATTACTGCGACCCGAGGTGTTCGCGTTCCTGCTGGCCTGTTTGCTGATGCAGATCAGTCACGGGCCGTACTACACCTTTTATTCCATTTATCTCGAAGGCTACGGCTACTCCAAGACCGTGATCGGGATGTTGTGGGCCTTCGCCGTGGTGTGCGAGATCGGCGTGTTCCTGCTGATGCAGCGCCTGTTGACGCGCGTATCGCTGCGCGCGGTGCTGGTTGCCAGTTTCCTGCTCGCGGCAATACGCTGGCTGCTCATCGGCCATTATCCGGAGAATATTCTAGTGCTGGCGCTGGCGCAGGCGCTGCACGCGGCCACGTTCGGCAGTTTTCACGCCACGGCCATGCAGCTGGTACACCGGTTTTTCACGGGCAGACATCAGCATCGCGGTCAGGCGATTTATGGCAGTCTCAGCTTCGGGATCGGCGGGGCGGTGGGGAGCTTGTACAGCGGTCACGCCTGGGCCACGCTGGGCCCGACGGTGAGTTTCAACATCGCGGCTGGAGCCGCGGGCGCGGCGTTTCTGGTTGCGTGGTTGTTTATCAAACCGAAGGCGTGA